The sequence below is a genomic window from Pleuronectes platessa chromosome 13, fPlePla1.1, whole genome shotgun sequence.
tTACATAAACTGAACATCTGTTATCTGTAAAGGTCAACATTCGTTTGAACAAATAAACTGAAACCAACATTTTAAAGGGAAATTAAAAGTCAGGGATTttaaccacaaaaaaaaaggaaggtgATCATCTCTTACTGATTTATCAGTTCATCCCTGTTATTTAATCCTTTCATCAATCTCAATCCTATTTGTGTCGTGATTAttcttttccattttctttatATCCATGTTGCCTTACATTCAAAAGTCATTAGACAGTGTACGGTGGACAGTGTGATCCAGCCCTGACATGCCATGGCGGGTGTGATGATGGTGCATGTGGTGCTGGCTGGTGGTGGGACCATCATTCATCATcaactcatcctcctcctccggtcGGTACCTGTCTGCCCCGTCCTGAGAGTAGCTATGCTTCATCACTAGGATGCTGCGTTGACCTGCAGGGGTGTGGTGGTGGGAGAGGTGCGGCGACTGTTGGCTTGGCATCACTGGTGGCAATGGCGGCACATGAGCCCCCCCGTCACCGGCAATGTTGCCATCCCTCATGCTTAGGTTGCTGCGGCTTCCATGTACACTGCCGTGCATGCTCCCCTGCTGGGAGCCACAATGGTGGTCACGAATGCATTTGCTTGATGAGCGGCGGAGCTTGTGGAACTTCTCAAAGTCCTCAGCCAGGGCAGCGTCGGTCAGGTCGCCGGAGGGGTCACGGCGCAGAGTACAGAGCTCGTAGTGTGGAGGCTCGAAACCGGGATGGATGAGTGCAGGGTCAAAGTCATCCCTGAGGATAAGTAGAGGAAAGAAGCGTATGTATATATGCCAACACAAACAATATAGGTTCAGTAAATTCTCAGTCAAGCACAACAAAAAGTTGACACTATAAGTGTTTCTCCAAAGGCTTTAAACCCCAAATGTACTGTGGATGTACAGTGCTTAATCACACAATGACACATACAGAGGATTTATTAAATCCAGCAAACTGTTCATTGAATCAGAATCCCTCCTGATCCCTTAGAAATCATTTCACTATGAGATCATCAATAAAAATGTCCCCACTCATTTTGTCTCTGAGTGTGAGGGAGAAAtgtatttcaatatatataaatgaactGCCCTCTTATTCATGTTGCGTCTACCCACACAATAAACTAGTTACACTGGCAACACAAGGTTGAGGTCATGCCCCTATCAAATAAGACTTTTGCATTGGAAATAACTGGAGCTGCTATACTGATTTTCTGCCACTTGGGGGAAGTAACATAAgttacaaacacaacacagacacattatCGCCTTATAAAGTTGCTAAGGTAAACGGGTTAGCTGCCTATTTTCAATTCCAGCAGACATGAAGCAACATTAGCATTCCTTCTGAGTTTTATTTTCAGGCCACTTGACAAATCTAAGTGCAACATAGGTTCTCTTTCTCGCTCTTTGTGGATCTCCACCAAACCCAAATTCAGACATTATGACTTTCAAAGTTGTTGGATTGCTATGAACTTCACTCCACATAATTTGCTGTCTTATGTGATTGCGAGTCTTGTAGTCGTTGTGAGATCATAGTACACGACTGACTAGCATCAGTTAGTTTCCCTACATATGCCATCTTTTAGTGCCTAACAATCTCAACTGTCAAAATGATTTGTTTATACCAGCAGATGATTGGCATATTGGGTACTATAGCATCCGTGGGTATTTAATTTGCAAGAAATGCTGTAAGAATGACATTTCAAAGTGACATTTAAAGATCTCACCTGCGGATAATGTATTTCTTTCGAGGCTGTTTGATCTGGATGATGCAAGAGATGATGAGCAGGATGACAACCAGACCACAGGTCACTGCAATAATGGCGATGTTTGTGTTATCCAGCGTGTCCAGGATGCTGGCTTTCCTCTGCTCTAGTTAGAGAgatacaaagaaaaaaagaaggtttTAAGCTCATCCACAGGAACAGGATGTGTTGCAAATACATGATATAAGTAGAGGCGTGTTTCTCAGCCTGTGTGGCCAACGCACCTTTACAGTGATTTTCATCCCAGGGGTAAACACAGTTCTGAATGCCGTTGCAGACCAGTGTGTGGTTGATGCACATGTTGCTATGGCAAAAGAAAGTGTCGCTTTCACATGGAGCTGTAAAACATTACGAAGGTCATTTAGATTAAATGTTGTATGTATACACTAAATCAATAATTTGGTGACTTGGGCAATTGACTGCTTCGTTCTAAACAGTAGTTTTACTCCAATGGTCATTGCGGTTCATTGCTATAACAACAATTCCATGGCACAGCCAAGGATTTTTCTTATGAAGTTGTTATGGGGACATTTGCATAGATACAAAGCGACATTAGTATTAATTTGAAGTTGTTTTTCTGGCCACCTGACAAATGTTCACTCTCCTCTTAACTTTATTTGGTCAGCTCCGagggtaaatatatataaacaagagaagcaaacaaaatttcctccctccctctgcaggtGCTAtctggttgttgttgtgacTTCCTCGATAGACGAACCACATTTGCTGCAGAGAGCGCGCTGCGactcagatgaaaacaaactgtaaatatGATGCACACACGCGAGTGGAAAGTTGTGAAGAGGATCCTGAATTTGCTTTTTCTGCTCCCCTCGTCTGCCCACAGCCTAACCACGCCCACGGAGGACACCAGCATGACATCGTTGGCCACCGTGGAGCAGAACTTATTCTTCAGGTGCTCGACCGAACTGCTGCCGTCGTAGATGGCAACAAAGTTACGCTTGCACTCATTCGAGTTGTGCATCTCGTACTCCAGAAAGCGCAAGTAGATCTGTGAGAAGAATAATCAGGTTAAGCTGCTGTGAATGAGGAAGGTTTTGAAAGCATTTACACTTTTCAAATCGGCTCATCCTTCATGCtaagatttattgttttttctaatGTTCATTATATGAATGTACCACCTATTTGTGCATTCTCATCCAGTGGTGTTAACACCACAACTATCCCAGTTAAAACATGAGCATATTAACACttagtataaaataaaataaaacacattaccactttaaataaaagtaaaacctTAATTtagttataaaataaataaatatgtatatatttttataaaagtcaaaataaatgttgattCACAACATGTGATACAAATCTAGCATCAACCTACAATTCTCAAAAGGCAGATAAGTCCCTTGACCCAATTTCTTTATTAAATGTtattgaacatttttttttttcataaaaagattaatttgtaaaacaaagccATCAGTTTTTATACTCTTTTGTGTCAAAGGTTGTTGTAGTATTCTGACATCATTGTGTTTGGATGAAGATAAGTATGTGCCTCTGTAAACCATCTGAAACAAAAGGAACAAATCACAACTGACAAAAGCAAACTAAAAGCTGTTTGACAGATCCTGACCTTAGCTCTGGGAGGAGCCTTGATGTACCACCTGCAGTCCACAGCCTCCGTCTGCAGGACATTGGCGTCCCTCGCTATCTGTACCGACTCTATGATGCCATCTGGGCCGCTCAGCTCAAAATTACAGACTGTGGAGGATAATGTGTTAAAGTTATCAGTTTGGGAACTATAACATTTCACTGCTTGTAGGAAGCAGTACAAAGAGTTTGGGTAATATTGTCCTTTCAGCAAAGACAGgaacagataaaaacacatgcaacaTACAGTAGGTAATCAGATCATGATATGTCATTGTCACGTACATGACAATGACAtaatataaacattaaatacTCACATGGCAGAGCTGGCAGTGCTCCAAGCCCTTTGAACTCCGGATCTAAAAGTATAAAGCAGTAACGAGACAAATCAATATAAGTAACATTTACTCAAGTGTCTCCACAATTCGTAGGAAACATTTATaacatatttcaaaataattgCTCCCAcaataaaactattttaaattaagTCTCTATATATACTGTTGAAACAAAATGCATATCACTATTTATCAGTGATAAAAGAGATTTTCAAATGTGCAACtgtaaattatataatatatccaTCACTATTTCTAGATATCTGTGTGGTTTATAGTACAAAGACATAATGTAATTATATGCTTATAATACTAACAGCATATCTTCAAATTACATTGAACATACcaaatgattattaataaattaatcattattattaaaataatttatattattattatcattttatgTGTCTAAATCCGTTCTTGACCATTTTGTTCACAGATTGACGCCAAATTCATTGTAAATAATTTTATGGCAGAAAGGGGGAGAGATAAATCCAGAATCTCTGACCTTGGATTATTGGGTTAAGTAcacataaaaattaaaaaaaacacacacaaaaaataacagtatttaaagacatattgcaaagcaaaataaaaacacagctgGTCACTATTTACATAATCTACATTCCTTCTGCCCTCATTCAAACTCTCCTGAAACCCGCCTGCTCTTCATCAAAAAGGAAAACCacgcatatgcacacacacaaacacacacgcagccacacacaaacacacacacacacacaagcacacagaaacacacacgcacgcacgcacgcaagcGCACACGTATGTACACGCACAGCCTCAGAAAgggaaaaaatattttgtaCTAAACCTTTGTGCTGATGAATCTATTTGCTAGGTGGATTATAAATCCTGATAAATCAGCTTAGTTCAGGACAGATTAGGCTCCAGCAGAGATGACAATCTagtgataaaatgtattttttgttttcaaaattcTCCTGCAAGAGCCCAGACTGACATTTTGTCAAGTGAAATTCTGcacatctcaaacacacaaaatgcagtATACAAGAAgggaacattttaatttcaaggGAGGCAATGGGAAATGGAGCACAAAGtgtttttgaataaaatgtatcttAAAACTATGGTATCTGACATCTTAAGAACGTTTTTGTGAAGGTTATAACGCAGCACATCTGGTCAGGTATGATGTAAGACGAACAGGTGCAGGACTCAACCGAGGTTTAAATCAACAAGGATTCTTATTAATCCTCTCGTTTCTTACCCGTTTCTCCTTCAGTCTCGGACAGATTATCAACattcatcttctctctgtgagtgtgtgcgtgtgtgcttgtttgtgttgccTATTTCGGAGCTTTGCCAGCATTAACGCTGACCTTGTCAGGCACAGGACAACTCACAGAGTAACATTTCTGAGGTTCTGATTATAGTTCGGGATAACATGTGAATAGTGGGTAGGTTTAGGTAAGGGTTTGGCATAAAGTGGTGAGGGATAAGGTTGTGGTTGTCCAAAATGAATAGAAGTCAATACAAAGTTCAAAAATGGATAGCTgagcaaactgtgtgtgtgtgtggggggggggggggggggggggggtgttgcaaTTATGCATTCCCATACAATCCCTTTAGCTGAGTGACAAGTTGTGTGATACTTttccaaaaaaaaggaaaaactgacaTGCACCGACAAACTTGAGCCCTCCAGCAACTTAAACGCTTGGTAAGGACTCACAAGAGTGTGCGGTCTAAAGAATCCCTGAAAGAATAAAGATATAATCTAGAGAGGCTCaatcaaaaataaagaaagatggatgatggatggacggatggatggctAGACAGAGGGACGTACTTTAATCTTTGCCTCTCGTCAGTGTAGGTGGCCTATAAAATCTGCTGTTAATAAAGCCTCTGCCTCGGACTCCCTTAAGCTGCTCAGCGCTGACAAGCTGAATTCCCCTGAAAACAAGCTTTCATTAACTCTTGTGACTGAGgaaacgagtgtgtgtgtgtgagtgtgtgtgtgtggatgtttgtgtgtgcgtgtctgtgtgcatgtgtgtgtttgtgtgtatgtgtccatGGGTCGGAAGAAATGCTCCCCTCCTCTACCCTTGTCAGTTGCATCTGGTGTGCCTGCACTGCACATGGAAATGAGAGCACATTCCCAACAGTGTGCAACCAGATCATTATTAAAGTTTTAATATGCAACTTTTTGACATCACATGTGCAAACTAGACGAAATACATTGCATGTTTTAAACTGTCCGATCGGTTCCTCAGTGGCGCTGATACTTTACTATAGTGTGTCACTGGAAACACAAGTGTCCAGTGTGGGTTGCAAAgctctgttagtgtgtgttgtgggtAAATGGGGCCAAAGACAGGAAGGGACAGACGGTGTAAAAGATGTAGCCGGTTTCCCAATGTGGGAGCCAACAAAGTCAAACTCACAACAGGATAGTGGATTAGGAGAGAGTGCCAAGGAGAGGAGTACAAGGCTTAGAGACGTAGTAATACTCTAAACATCCGCAGCCTCAGccagacagagcagcagctggtaCAAGAATATACGTTTATCTCCAAAGAGCACTTTTTATCTACAACTCTTCATCTATCATCCTCATAATCCAACTGAAATAAACCACAATGACAGCTAATTCTATGTAAGGACAGAATTACAATATGCCATtgttcaataggttcaactacaacaatgcagtttgttgttttatgaCCATTATGTTCAGGTTTTTCAATGTTGAATCATCTTCATGGTCCTTTTGGCTGATGTAGCTTATGGTGCTGTTAAAATGACTTTGTCTATATATGTGTATTCTATCCACTCTGTTTGCATGTTATGCATCCATCCTTCTATCCATCCATGTTTCTATCCACCCACACATATTACATGTATTGTATCCACTCTGTTTGCAGTTTATGCAAATATATGTATGTAATTTTCCTATACTACTAGGGTTTTTCCATCAGCCAGGACAGGGCCAATTTATCTGCGATGTGCCGAGCCAAGCCAAGCTTTGATGAAATGAATTTCCACTACTGCCACATCTCTACAAATATGTTAATGCTTTCACATATCAATATTCTAAACTACAGTGACAAGAGGTTCATCAGGATGTTTTATATGCAGCGGCcgtttggtttattttaaaaataaatatgttgatTAATGCAGCATTGAAAAGCCATCTTCATTCTCTTAACAGCTTGAGccttcttcttgtcttttcctTATAACTGATACAAAAATGATATGTTCAGAAAGTCAATTGTCTCTAGATTCTTTG
It includes:
- the LOC128454875 gene encoding neuropilin and tolloid-like protein 1, with product MVQKLLLHIALAASLLSTQLSGATATKTKEQVKNNSGVTPAGKCGTWLKEPDGGCFTSPNYPEKYPPERECVYIIEASPRQIIDLFFEEKYSIEPSWECKFDHIEVRDGPFGFSPIIGRYCGLESPAYVRSSGRYLYIKFVADGELEAIGFSARYNFTQDPEFKGLGALPALPFCNFELSGPDGIIESVQIARDANVLQTEAVDCRWYIKAPPRAKIYLRFLEYEMHNSNECKRNFVAIYDGSSSVEHLKNKFCSTVANDVMLVSSVGVVRLWADEGSRKSKFRILFTTFHSPPCESDTFFCHSNMCINHTLVCNGIQNCVYPWDENHCKEQRKASILDTLDNTNIAIIAVTCGLVVILLIISCIIQIKQPRKKYIIRRDDFDPALIHPGFEPPHYELCTLRRDPSGDLTDAALAEDFEKFHKLRRSSSKCIRDHHCGSQQGSMHGSVHGSRSNLSMRDGNIAGDGGAHVPPLPPVMPSQQSPHLSHHHTPAGQRSILVMKHSYSQDGADRYRPEEEDELMMNDGPTTSQHHMHHHHTRHGMSGLDHTVHRTLSNDF